In Curtobacterium sp. MCPF17_002, one genomic interval encodes:
- a CDS encoding ROK family transcriptional regulator encodes MGSGPGDVLALVRRGVANTRRDLQEITGLSRMTVAQRVDTLLDAGLVRETGTGTATGGRRPSTLQFDVTRSVFAVATVDTAHSRTAITDRAGRILSSEIVEVHIEDGPLVVLASIRDSLRRLLDQQDGTLEGVGVSVPGPIDPETRRPSEPPIMPGWDAFPIADHLQETFPVPVSVANDADAMAFGEQATNHPDSPSLCLVKVSTGIGAGLVIRGQVYRGSDGGAGDLGHIRLAGEDALCQCGSRGCLAAVASGGAVARELRARGRDAVSGRDVRALLAAGDVEALALVHEAGRRIGEVMATVVTMVNPRALVVSGDLASAQLLGGLRETLYPRTLARATRHLDVTLSSLGEDAGVVGNARLVAEMLYSADAVNGRLA; translated from the coding sequence GTGGGATCAGGGCCCGGTGACGTCCTCGCACTCGTCCGACGCGGCGTCGCGAACACCCGGCGAGACCTGCAGGAGATCACGGGGCTGTCCCGGATGACCGTGGCGCAGCGGGTCGACACCCTGCTCGACGCGGGTCTCGTCCGCGAGACCGGTACCGGCACGGCGACCGGCGGCCGCCGTCCGTCGACCCTGCAGTTCGACGTGACCCGCAGCGTCTTCGCGGTCGCCACCGTCGACACGGCGCACTCCCGCACCGCGATCACCGACCGTGCTGGTCGCATCCTGTCGAGCGAGATCGTCGAGGTGCACATCGAGGACGGGCCGCTCGTGGTCCTCGCCAGCATCCGCGACTCGCTGCGGCGGCTGCTCGACCAGCAGGACGGCACGCTCGAGGGGGTGGGCGTCTCCGTCCCCGGGCCCATCGACCCGGAGACCCGGCGGCCGTCCGAACCGCCGATCATGCCCGGATGGGATGCGTTCCCGATCGCCGACCACCTGCAGGAGACCTTCCCGGTGCCGGTCTCGGTGGCGAACGACGCCGACGCGATGGCGTTCGGCGAGCAGGCCACGAACCACCCCGACTCCCCCTCGCTCTGCCTGGTGAAGGTCTCGACCGGCATCGGCGCCGGACTCGTCATCCGCGGCCAGGTGTACCGCGGGTCGGACGGCGGCGCCGGTGACCTCGGTCACATCCGGCTCGCGGGCGAGGACGCGCTCTGCCAGTGCGGCTCCCGCGGCTGCCTCGCCGCGGTCGCCTCCGGTGGCGCGGTCGCCCGGGAACTCCGTGCCCGCGGTCGCGACGCGGTCTCCGGCCGCGACGTCCGCGCACTCCTGGCCGCAGGCGACGTCGAGGCGCTCGCGCTCGTCCACGAGGCCGGTCGCCGCATCGGCGAGGTGATGGCCACGGTCGTCACGATGGTCAACCCACGTGCACTGGTCGTCAGCGGCGACCTCGCGTCCGCGCAACTGCTCGGCGGGCTGCGCGAGACCCTCTACCCGCGCACGCTGGCGCGTGCCACGCGGCACCTCGACGTGACGCTGTCGTCACTCGGTGAGGACGCCGGCGTCGTCGGCAACGCGCGCCTCGTCGCCGAGATGCTGTACTCCGCCGACGCGGTCAACGGCCGGCTCGCGTGA